The genomic interval GGCCTCGATTACACCCGCCGCAAGATCAACGAGCTGCGCAACAAGCCCACGCTCACGGCCAAGGAGGAGGACCTGCTCGTGACGCTGGAGGCCGTGTACGAATTCAACCTCCGCGGCTTTGAGTTCGCGCCCATGAGCCTCTATGAGAGCGACGCGACGAAGTTCCTCATCCGCGACGGGAAGCTCCTGCCGCCGTTCGTGGCCATCTCCGGTCTCGGTGAGAGCGCGGCGTGGAATCTCGTGGCCTGCCGTGCCGACGGGCGAGAGTTCGTGTCGGTCGAGGAGCTCTCGGCTGCCTGCCCGAAGGTCAGCCAGACGCACCTGGAGCAGCTGCGCGCCATGGGCGCGCTCGGCGAGATGCCGGACAGCAGCCAGATGAGTCTGTTTTAAATTCGTCATTTTTTTGCAACTTTTGTTTGCATCATGCGCAAATCCCTGATATGATAAAACCGTATCCCTGTACGATTCGGCACGACCGAAAGAGGAGGTAATGCAATGAAACGTTTCCTGGCGCTGCTGCTGACGCTGGTCATGCTCGTGTCCGTCTGCGGCCTGCAGGCGTTCGCCGCTGACGGTGACACGCCTGCGGACACCGGCGACGAGCTGGTCGTCTACACGCGCTCCGGCGCAACGCGGACATTTCATGTCGGCGATACTTTTTCGTATACCTACTGGTTCCGGCTGACATCCGGCTCCGTCAACGAGATTACGGGCCATGTGCTGTATGACAGCCAGTGCCTGTCGGTCAATGCCGACGGCTGCAAGTTCCCGAACATGACCTCGCCCTCGACGAAAAACAACGCGGGCGACTTTGAGTTCCACGATACGTTCACGACATCGCAGGGCGGCGAGTTTGCCACCACGTCGCCGCAGACCATGGCGAACATTTCGTTCACCGTCACGCGCGGCGGTACGGCGTACCTGACGACGCTGCTCGAGGAACTGGAGATCCGCAAGTCCAACGGCGACAAGTCGCAGCTCGTCACGAATTTCAAGAACAAGAGCTGGTCGCCGACGATGTACTCCACGTTCGACTACCTGCAGGATGAAAAGCCGTCGCTGGCCTCCACGCCGCTGAGCGCCTCGTCCGACGTCGCGTGGTTCTATGCCGTCGACGCGGAGACCGGCGCGCCGATCCCGGCCGGTGTGACGTTTGAACTCACCGGCACGTCCGACAACGGCAAGCACATCGAGCGCACGGCCGTGTCCGACGCCTATGGCTTCGTCGGTTTCGGCACGGTGCCGTATGGCAAATCGTATTACATCCAGACGCGCACGGCGTCCGACGCTTCGGTGGCGTATATCATTAAGGACGGCGCGCGCATTTTGCCCGACGTGGAAAACGGCAAGCTGCGGCTCGATCACACGCTGCACTACAAAACGGCCGACCCGAGCGAGCTGCGCTCGATCACGGTCACGTTCGAGTGGACGAACGAGCAGATCGCACCCGATGAGGTCTATACCAAGGACCGGCCGACGAGCGTGTACATGGAGCTGAGCCGCAACAACGATGCCGTGGTCGTGGCGCACCATTCGTCCGATCCCGAGGACGGACAGGCCGTCTTTGACAACCTGCCCATCCACGATGATTACGGCAACGAGATCACCTATGTCCTGACGACAACGACGCTGCAGCATTACGATGCGCAGATCACGCGCACGGATACGGGCTTCCATATCAATTTCGCCTATCTCAATGACCATAACTGGGAGACGACCCGCACCGAACCCACCTGCACGGTGGATGGCTCCATTGTCTCTGTGTGCAAGGACTGCGGCGCGACCGACCGGGTCGTGCTGCCCATGACCGGCCACAAGCTGGTTTCTTCCGGGCACGATGCCACCTGCACGCAGGACGGTTATCAGCGCTACATGTGCACGCAGTGCGACTATTGGTATGAGAAAAAGACCCCGGCGCTCGGCCACGACTGGAGCGACTGGGATGTCCTTCTGGAAGCCGGCAGCAAACGGGATGGTATCAAGCAGCGCACATGCATGCGCTGCGGTGAGGTGGAGACGTATGCCATCCCGAGCGACCACCACGAGCACACCATGAAAAAGCACGTCGTCCAGCCGACCTGCACTGAGCAGGGCTACACGGAGTACCGCTGCATCAACAAGGCGGGTCTGCCGTGCGGCGAGCACTACATCGTCGAGGGCAGCCGCACGCCGGCGCTCGGCCATGACTACAGCGGCGACAGCGGCATCCGCACGATCGTCGAGCCGACCTGCACCACGAGCGGCCTGAAGGAATATAACTGCTCCCGCTGCGGCGACACCTATACGGAGATTATCGATCCGCTGCGGCACAATTACGAGCTCAAGCCGGAAAAAAGCAGAGAAGCAGACTGCACGCAGCCGGGCACGGAGTATTATGTCTGCGGCCGGTGCGGGGATGTGCATCTGGTGCGCATCCCGGCAAAGGGCCACGACTGGGGCGACTGGATTGTGGACAAGCAGGCCACGGACCAGACCGACGGCGCGCAGCACCGCATCTGCAAGGTCTGCGGCGAGCGGCAGGATGCCGCGATCCAGAAGCTGGATCATGTGCACAACCACATTCCCACGGTCATAGATCCGACCTGTGAGCAGCAGGGCTACACGCGCTACACCTGCGCCTGCGGCGATACGTATATTGAAGAGAGCAGCTATGTGCCCGCGCTCGGCCACGCATGGGCTGAGACTGCACGGCAGGAGCCGACCAGCAAGACCGTCGGCGTGATCACCTACACCTGCCAGCGCTGTGCCAAGCTGCGCTATGAATTCCTCCCCAAGACCGAACCGGTCGAGACATGGAAAAATCCCTACCGCGACGTGCGCAGCACCGCGTGGTACTATGAGGACGTGGCCTATGTCACGCAGAACAAGCTCATGGTCGGCACCTCAACGATGATGTTCTCGCCCAATGCCGTGATGAGCCGCGCCATGCTTGTCACGGTGCTCTACCGGATGAACGGCTCGCCGAGCGTGGCGGGCATGACCGCACCGTTCACGGATGTGCCGTCCGGTCAGTGGTACACGGACGCCGTCATCTGGGCGTATAACTGCGGCGTCGTCGACGGCACGAGCCCGACGCAATTTGCCCCCGCACAAAACGTCACGCGCGAGCAGATGACGAAAATGTTCTACGGCTATGCCGAATTCATGGATTACAACACCATGGCGGTCGCCGACCTGAGCGCGTTTGCGGACGGCGGGAGCGTTTCGTCCTGGGCGCAGACCATGATGGGCTGGGCCGTTGCCAACTCACTTATTAAAGGTGTGCAGGATGAAAACGCGACGTATCTGCGCCCGCAGGGCGTTGCCACGCGCGCCGAGGCGGCAGCGATCCTGCACCGCTTTGACCAGTGGCGCGTCAATGCCGTCGTCACGGGAAAATAAAACAGGAGGAGATCATACCATGGCCAATCTTGTCATTACAATCGGAAGAGAGAACGGCAGCGGTGGCCGCCAGCTCGGCAGCGAACTGGCAGCGGCGTTGGATGTCAAGTGCTATGACTCGGAACTCATCAACGAGACGGCGAAAGCGAGCGGCTTTGCCAAGAGCTTTGTCGAGACGCATGAGGAGCACCGTCCGGGCAGCTTCCTGTATTCGCTCGTGACGGGCGGCGGTGTTGTCGCCGACGAGCAGCCGTTCCCGGTGCAGATCTTTCAGGCGCAGTCGGAGGTCATCCGCACGATCGCCGCGCGCGAGCCGTGCGTCATCGTCGGCCGCTGCGCGGACTATGTCCTGCGCGACGATCCGAACGTTGCGCTCGTGAACCTGTTTGTGCACGCGCCGCTGGCTGCCCGCATCCGCCGCGAGAGTGCACGCACGAACACCACGCCCGCGGAAGCGGAAAAGCGCATCCGCCAGGTGGATAAGGAGCGCGCGGCGTACTATAACTTCTTCTCCTCCAAGCGCTGGGGCGATGCGCAGGCCTATGACCTGTGCGTCAATACCGACGGGCTGGAGATCAGCGACGTTGCCAAGCTCGTGCTCCGCTATCTGGAGCTGCGCGGTCTGCGCTGAATCAGCGGAATCATGATATAAGGAAAACCCGGCAGACGCTCAGGCGTCTGCCGGGTTTGTCATGTCGGGGAGATGGTCTGCGAGCTTTGCGTCCGGCACCGGCCGGATATCCGCCCCGGCCAGAGCGGGGCAGAGGTCGGGCAGGCACGCCGGATCTGCGATGAGCGCATCTTTCTGCGCGCGCGTCAGGCGCTTGATGCGCGCCTCGAGCTGCCGGGCGGTCGTGGCGGTGTCGGTCGTCAGCAGCAGCGCCAGCGCCGTGACCGGATGGCTGCGCGTGTACTTCGCGCAGCCGGGCAGACGCGCGACGTGCTGCCGCAGGCGGCGCGCAATGTCCGGCGTCATGCCCGTGTAGAGCGAGCCGTCTGCGCAGCGCAGAAGATAGACATAGTGGCGCTTATCCATGAAAAAGTCCCCGTTTCCCGTGTAAAATGCGTGAAAAGAGCATAGCACAAAACTGTCAATTTTTCAAACGCGCGCCTCTGCCGCATTGTGCAAAAGCGCGAATTCGGCTGCAAATATTCATTGATTCTCTGAATATTCGCGCGTTTTGTGAATATTCAAGGGAGAAATCCGAATATTCATGCACGAAAATGCTTGACAGCCTCACGCTCGCGTGCTATCATACGACCATACCAAACGGGGCGCGAGCCCCAATCTATTTTGTTTGAGGAAGAGGCTAATAAAATGAAGAAATTTGTTGCACTGCTTCTGGCAGTCCTCATGGTCGCATCTCTGTGCGCCTGTGGCCAGAAGGATACCCAGACGGGTTCGGACATCAAGACCGTGACCGCCGGCAAGCTCACCATGTCCACCAACGCGCAGTTCCCGCCGTACGAGTCCGTTGCGGACGACGGCAAGGGCTACGAGGGCACCGGCTTTGAAGGCATCGACATCGAGATCGCTTACGCTCTGGCGCAGAAGCTGGGCCTGGAGCTGGTCGTCGACGATATGGACTTTGACTCCGCTCTGAGCGCTGTCCAGACCGGCAAGAGCGACATCGTTGCCGCCGGCGTGACCGTCACGCCCGAGCGTCAGAACACCATGAGCTTCACCGACAGCTACGCCAACGGCGTTCAGGTCGTCATCGTGAAGGAAGGCTCCGATATCAAGAGCATTGATGATCTCGAAGGCAAGCAGATCGGCACCCAGCGCGGCACCACCGGTTATAGCTATTGCATCGATGATTACGGCGAGGACAGCGTGGTTCCCTTTGATGACGGCGCGACCGCCGTGCAGAACCTGCTCGCCGGTAAGGTCGACTGCGTCGTGATCGACAAAGCGCCGGCTCAGGAGTACGTCAAGGCGAACGCCGGTCTGACCATTCTGGACACCGAGTACGCCAACGAGGATTACGCCATCGGCATGGCTAAGGACAACACCGCGCTGCAGGAAGCCCTGAACAAGGCGCTGGCCGAGCTCAAGGCGGACGGCACCATCCAGTCCATCATCGACAAGTATATTTCCGCGAAGTAATCGCATCCAAAATGCAAACCACGTAAAGGGCGGCCAACTGCCGCCCTTTGCGCGTAGAAAGAAAGAGGTATCTACATGGGTAATTGGGCGCAGCTTTACGCCGACCTGACGGCGCAGCTGCAGGCCGGGCAGGCCCTCGGCTTCTGGGACAACGCCTTCGTCGGCTTTTACCAGAGCTTTGTGGCCGCCGGACGCTGGAGACTGTATCTGAACGGCCTGCTCACCACGCTCGAAGCGACGATCCTGGCGCTGCTGCTGGGCGTCGTGCTCGGCGTCGTCGTCGCGGTCATCCGCACGGCGCACGACCAGCAGCGCGCCGGGCACAAGAATGTGATCCTCGGCGTGTTCAACGCCATCTGCAAGATCTATACGACCATCATCCGCGGCACGCCGATGATGGTGCAGCTGCTGATCATGAGCCTCGTGATCTTCGCCAGCAGCCGCAACTATACCATGATCGGCATTCTGGCCCTTGGCATCAACTCCGGCGCTTACGTCTCGGAGATCGTCCGCAGCGGCCTCATGTCGGTCGACCCCGGCCAGATGGAGGCCGGCCGCAGCCTGGGCATGAACTACTTCACGACCATGCGCTTCATCGTCATTCCGCAGGCGATCAAAAACATCCTGCCGGCCCTCGGCAACGAGTTCATCACCCTGCTCAAGGATACGTCCCTCATCACCGTCATCGGCGGCAAGGAGATGACCTATGCGGCCAAGGCGGTCATCGCCAAGACGTATCAGGGCCTGTTCCCGCTGTTCGGCATCGCGCTGATGTACCTGCTGCTGGTCATGCTGTTTTCCAAGCTGCTCGGTGTGCTTGAAAGGAGGCTGCGTCAAAGTGATCGACGTTAAACATCTGTCCAAATCGTTCGGCGACCACCTCGTGCTCGATGATATTTCCGAGCACGTCAGCCCCGGCGAAAACGTGGTCATCATCGGCCCCTCCGGCTCCGGCAAGTCGACGTTCCTGCGCTGCCTGAACCTGCTCGAGCAGCCGACGGCCGGTACCATCACCTTTGCCGGCACGGAGATCACCGACCCGAAGGTGAATATCGACGCCATGCGCCGCCAGATGGGCATGGTGTTCCAGCACTTCAACCTGTTTCCGAACATGACCGTGCGCAAGAATATCACGCTCGCGCCCGTGCAGACGAAGCTCATGTCGCAGGCGGAGGCGGATGCAGAGGCGGACAAGCTCCTTGCCCGCGTCGGCCTGGCCGACCGGGGCGACAGCTATCCGTCCGCACTCTCCGGCGGCCAGAAGCAGCGCATCGCCATCGTGCGTTCGCTCGCCATGCACCCGAAGGTCATGCTCTTTGACGAGCCGACGAGCGCGCTCGACCCCGAGATGGTCGGCGAAGTGCTCGATGTCATGAAGGAGCTGGCGCACGAGGGCATGACGATGGTCGTCGTCACGCACGAGATGGGCTTCGCCCGCGAGGTGGGCGACCGTGTCCTGTTCATGGCCGACGGCAAGATCGCCGAGTCCGGCACGCCGAAGGATATCTTTGAGCACCCGCAGTGCGCGCGCCTGCAGGACTTTTTGGCCAAGGTGCTGTAAGTGACATTGCGACCGCGCAGCCTGACCGGCTGCGCGGTTTTCTGCGGAAAGGAGCCAGAATGCCGGAACTGACCTGTCCCGTCTGCGGCGGCGCGCTGCACCGGGAGGAGAGATCCCTGCGCTGCGGCGCAGGGCACTGTTACGATCTCGCGCGGCAGGGCTATGTGAATCTGCTGCGCACGAACCGATCCAAGGATAAGCGTCACGGCGACGATAAGCGCATGGTGGCCGCGCGCACCGCGTTTCTGGACGCGGGCTATTAC from Clostridiales bacterium carries:
- a CDS encoding cytidylate kinase-like family protein; protein product: MANLVITIGRENGSGGRQLGSELAAALDVKCYDSELINETAKASGFAKSFVETHEEHRPGSFLYSLVTGGGVVADEQPFPVQIFQAQSEVIRTIAAREPCVIVGRCADYVLRDDPNVALVNLFVHAPLAARIRRESARTNTTPAEAEKRIRQVDKERAAYYNFFSSKRWGDAQAYDLCVNTDGLEISDVAKLVLRYLELRGLR
- a CDS encoding GIY-YIG nuclease family protein, with amino-acid sequence MDKRHYVYLLRCADGSLYTGMTPDIARRLRQHVARLPGCAKYTRSHPVTALALLLTTDTATTARQLEARIKRLTRAQKDALIADPACLPDLCPALAGADIRPVPDAKLADHLPDMTNPADA
- a CDS encoding amino acid ABC transporter permease, coding for MGNWAQLYADLTAQLQAGQALGFWDNAFVGFYQSFVAAGRWRLYLNGLLTTLEATILALLLGVVLGVVVAVIRTAHDQQRAGHKNVILGVFNAICKIYTTIIRGTPMMVQLLIMSLVIFASSRNYTMIGILALGINSGAYVSEIVRSGLMSVDPGQMEAGRSLGMNYFTTMRFIVIPQAIKNILPALGNEFITLLKDTSLITVIGGKEMTYAAKAVIAKTYQGLFPLFGIALMYLLLVMLFSKLLGVLERRLRQSDRR
- a CDS encoding amino acid ABC transporter ATP-binding protein; this translates as MIDVKHLSKSFGDHLVLDDISEHVSPGENVVIIGPSGSGKSTFLRCLNLLEQPTAGTITFAGTEITDPKVNIDAMRRQMGMVFQHFNLFPNMTVRKNITLAPVQTKLMSQAEADAEADKLLARVGLADRGDSYPSALSGGQKQRIAIVRSLAMHPKVMLFDEPTSALDPEMVGEVLDVMKELAHEGMTMVVVTHEMGFAREVGDRVLFMADGKIAESGTPKDIFEHPQCARLQDFLAKVL
- a CDS encoding S-layer homology domain-containing protein, yielding MKRFLALLLTLVMLVSVCGLQAFAADGDTPADTGDELVVYTRSGATRTFHVGDTFSYTYWFRLTSGSVNEITGHVLYDSQCLSVNADGCKFPNMTSPSTKNNAGDFEFHDTFTTSQGGEFATTSPQTMANISFTVTRGGTAYLTTLLEELEIRKSNGDKSQLVTNFKNKSWSPTMYSTFDYLQDEKPSLASTPLSASSDVAWFYAVDAETGAPIPAGVTFELTGTSDNGKHIERTAVSDAYGFVGFGTVPYGKSYYIQTRTASDASVAYIIKDGARILPDVENGKLRLDHTLHYKTADPSELRSITVTFEWTNEQIAPDEVYTKDRPTSVYMELSRNNDAVVVAHHSSDPEDGQAVFDNLPIHDDYGNEITYVLTTTTLQHYDAQITRTDTGFHINFAYLNDHNWETTRTEPTCTVDGSIVSVCKDCGATDRVVLPMTGHKLVSSGHDATCTQDGYQRYMCTQCDYWYEKKTPALGHDWSDWDVLLEAGSKRDGIKQRTCMRCGEVETYAIPSDHHEHTMKKHVVQPTCTEQGYTEYRCINKAGLPCGEHYIVEGSRTPALGHDYSGDSGIRTIVEPTCTTSGLKEYNCSRCGDTYTEIIDPLRHNYELKPEKSREADCTQPGTEYYVCGRCGDVHLVRIPAKGHDWGDWIVDKQATDQTDGAQHRICKVCGERQDAAIQKLDHVHNHIPTVIDPTCEQQGYTRYTCACGDTYIEESSYVPALGHAWAETARQEPTSKTVGVITYTCQRCAKLRYEFLPKTEPVETWKNPYRDVRSTAWYYEDVAYVTQNKLMVGTSTMMFSPNAVMSRAMLVTVLYRMNGSPSVAGMTAPFTDVPSGQWYTDAVIWAYNCGVVDGTSPTQFAPAQNVTREQMTKMFYGYAEFMDYNTMAVADLSAFADGGSVSSWAQTMMGWAVANSLIKGVQDENATYLRPQGVATRAEAAAILHRFDQWRVNAVVTGK
- a CDS encoding ABC transporter substrate-binding protein; the protein is MKKFVALLLAVLMVASLCACGQKDTQTGSDIKTVTAGKLTMSTNAQFPPYESVADDGKGYEGTGFEGIDIEIAYALAQKLGLELVVDDMDFDSALSAVQTGKSDIVAAGVTVTPERQNTMSFTDSYANGVQVVIVKEGSDIKSIDDLEGKQIGTQRGTTGYSYCIDDYGEDSVVPFDDGATAVQNLLAGKVDCVVIDKAPAQEYVKANAGLTILDTEYANEDYAIGMAKDNTALQEALNKALAELKADGTIQSIIDKYISAK